One Amycolatopsis thermophila DNA segment encodes these proteins:
- a CDS encoding amidase, with the protein MELTGLTATDLLAAYRAGTLSPVEVTEAVLARIDALEPSLHALYAYDPSQARDAAKASEQRWAAGEAGPLDGVPITLKENIATRGTPVPLGTAATELVPAPADAPAAARVREAGAVLLGKTTMPDYGMLTSGLSSFHTASRNPWDLARTPGGSSAGAAAAAAAGYGPLHVGTDIGGSIRLPAGWCGLVGLKPSFGRVPVHPPFPGRVAGPMTRTVADAALLMGVLSAPDNRDHLSLPPAEIAWSQLDFDVTGLRLGLQLDAGVGLPVEDDVRAAVLAAARRFEAAGAVVEPVEPFLTREMLDGLDDFWRVRAWCDISALPPERQALVLPYILTWAQGGAEVSGVATYRGFAQMDAISVAALRATEPYDFVLSPTCPVSAPPAEWASPTNDPARPFEHIAFTVPYNMSGQPAVSLNCGYTSGGQPVGLQVAGRRFDDLGVLQVAAAFEGIRDPQRSPGV; encoded by the coding sequence GTGGAGTTGACCGGTCTGACCGCGACCGACCTGCTCGCCGCCTACCGTGCCGGGACGCTGTCCCCGGTCGAGGTCACCGAGGCGGTGCTCGCCCGCATCGACGCGCTGGAGCCGTCGCTGCACGCGCTCTACGCCTACGACCCGTCGCAGGCGCGGGACGCGGCGAAGGCCTCCGAGCAGCGCTGGGCCGCGGGGGAGGCGGGCCCGCTCGACGGCGTGCCGATCACCTTGAAGGAGAACATCGCGACCCGGGGCACGCCGGTCCCGCTGGGCACCGCGGCCACCGAACTCGTCCCGGCTCCGGCCGACGCGCCCGCCGCCGCCCGTGTCCGCGAGGCCGGCGCGGTGCTGCTCGGCAAGACCACGATGCCCGACTACGGGATGCTGACCTCGGGGTTGTCGAGCTTCCACACCGCGAGCCGCAACCCGTGGGACCTGGCGCGCACGCCCGGCGGGTCCAGTGCGGGCGCCGCCGCCGCGGCTGCCGCCGGGTACGGGCCGCTGCACGTGGGCACCGACATCGGCGGCTCGATCCGGCTGCCCGCCGGGTGGTGCGGCCTGGTCGGGCTGAAGCCGAGCTTCGGGCGGGTGCCGGTGCACCCGCCGTTCCCCGGCCGCGTCGCCGGGCCGATGACCCGGACGGTCGCCGACGCCGCGTTGCTGATGGGTGTGCTGTCCGCGCCGGACAACCGGGACCACCTGAGCCTGCCCCCGGCGGAAATCGCCTGGTCCCAGCTGGATTTCGACGTCACCGGACTGCGGCTGGGGCTGCAGCTGGACGCCGGCGTCGGCCTGCCGGTGGAGGACGACGTGCGCGCCGCGGTGCTCGCCGCGGCCCGCCGGTTCGAGGCGGCCGGGGCCGTCGTGGAGCCGGTCGAACCGTTCCTGACCAGGGAAATGCTCGACGGCCTCGACGACTTCTGGCGGGTCCGGGCGTGGTGCGACATCAGCGCGCTGCCGCCGGAACGCCAGGCGCTCGTGCTGCCCTACATCCTCACCTGGGCGCAGGGCGGCGCGGAGGTGTCCGGGGTCGCGACCTACCGCGGCTTCGCGCAGATGGACGCGATCAGCGTCGCCGCGCTGCGCGCCACCGAGCCGTACGACTTCGTCCTGTCGCCCACCTGCCCCGTTTCCGCGCCGCCCGCCGAGTGGGCCTCGCCCACGAACGACCCGGCGCGTCCGTTCGAGCACATCGCGTTCACCGTGCCCTACAACATGTCCGGGCAGCCCGCGGTGTCGTTGAACTGCGGTTATACGAGTGGGGGACAGCCGGTCGGGCTGCAGGTCGCCGGACGGCGGTTCGACGACCTCGGTGTGCTCCAGGTGGCTGCAGCATTCGAAGGAATTCGCGACCCGCAGCGTTCTCCGGGGGTGTGA
- a CDS encoding SDR family NAD(P)-dependent oxidoreductase — protein MNYEKLFRLDGKRAVVLGAGSGIGRESALALAAHGAEVVCADRNAAAAREAAGEIGGRSYEIDVLDPGAVDRAAAELGEIDVVVLTAATNVRKRLLDYRREEFDRVVALNLGATFDVVRAFGAGMVERGRGSIIGFSSIRGTTVEPGQGPYAATKAGLVQLFRTAAAEFGPSGVRVNAIAPGVVETPLTEQIKASPDWYAAYAGKSALGRWAKASELAGAVVYLASDAASFVTGAVLAVDGGWTAVDGRYTPPE, from the coding sequence GTGAACTACGAGAAGCTGTTCCGGCTCGACGGGAAGCGGGCCGTGGTGCTCGGCGCGGGCAGCGGCATCGGCCGCGAGTCGGCGCTCGCCCTGGCCGCGCACGGCGCCGAGGTGGTGTGCGCGGACCGCAACGCCGCCGCCGCCCGCGAGGCCGCGGGTGAGATCGGCGGCCGGTCGTACGAGATCGATGTGCTCGACCCCGGTGCCGTCGACCGCGCGGCCGCGGAGCTGGGCGAGATCGACGTCGTCGTCCTGACCGCCGCCACCAACGTGCGCAAACGCCTGCTCGACTACCGGCGCGAGGAGTTCGACCGGGTTGTCGCGTTGAACCTGGGTGCGACCTTCGACGTCGTCCGGGCTTTCGGCGCGGGCATGGTCGAGCGCGGGCGCGGCAGCATCATCGGGTTCTCCTCGATCCGCGGCACCACAGTGGAACCGGGCCAGGGGCCGTACGCCGCGACGAAGGCCGGACTCGTGCAGCTGTTCCGCACCGCGGCCGCCGAGTTCGGGCCGTCCGGGGTGCGGGTCAACGCGATCGCTCCGGGGGTGGTGGAGACCCCGCTGACCGAGCAGATCAAGGCGAGCCCGGACTGGTACGCCGCCTACGCGGGCAAGAGCGCGCTCGGCCGCTGGGCGAAGGCGTCCGAACTGGCCGGTGCCGTCGTCTACCTGGCCTCGGACGCCGCGAGCTTCGTCACCGGGGCGGTGCTGGCCGTCGACGGTGGCTGGACCGCGGTCGACGGCCGCTACACACCGCCGGAATGA
- a CDS encoding aldehyde dehydrogenase family protein: MFDPYPDGLPIGSDWVSTPDTAEIRFPYDGCVVARAPVGTADLAHLAVSEAVLVARQVAKLPSHVRREVLLGVHRSLLEWRDELEGLLVVETGKPLVDCRVEVARTLVTWQAAAEEVARLHGETVPLDLLPSGEGLTGFWVRKPIGVVVGIAGFNYPLLLASHKIAPAIAAACPVIVKPAPQTPLATLWLVHLVREAAAAADAPLPMVQLVTGDAEVGSALVTDRRIGAVSFTGSAAVGHRIAKDAAPTKTLLELGSNAALVVAGDADLDAAVDAVLRGGFYASGQACISVQRLLVVDDVADVFTERLLARMPEVVVGDPRDEKTRVSALIDERSTRRVLDWISAAVAAGAKVAAGGEAVDGIIRPTVLTDVPDGVDCWDEEIFGPVVCLRRVPDVETAFALVNDSRYGLHASVFTGSLRTAVRAIDELEVGGVVVNEVPGFRSDTMPYGGVKDSGIGREGPRFAIDELTVTRMAVIRA; the protein is encoded by the coding sequence TGCCGATCGGGTCCGACTGGGTGTCCACACCGGACACCGCGGAGATCAGGTTCCCCTACGACGGCTGCGTGGTCGCGCGGGCGCCGGTGGGCACGGCCGACCTGGCGCACCTCGCGGTCAGCGAGGCGGTGCTGGTCGCGCGGCAGGTGGCGAAGCTGCCCTCGCACGTGCGGCGCGAGGTGCTGCTGGGCGTGCACCGGTCGCTGCTGGAATGGCGCGACGAGCTGGAGGGCCTGCTGGTCGTGGAGACCGGCAAGCCGCTGGTCGACTGCCGCGTCGAGGTCGCGCGCACGCTGGTGACCTGGCAGGCGGCCGCCGAAGAGGTCGCCCGGCTGCACGGCGAGACGGTGCCGCTGGACCTGCTGCCCTCCGGCGAGGGGCTGACCGGGTTCTGGGTGCGCAAGCCGATCGGCGTGGTGGTCGGGATCGCCGGGTTCAACTACCCGTTGCTGCTCGCGTCGCACAAGATCGCACCGGCGATCGCGGCCGCCTGCCCGGTGATCGTCAAACCGGCACCGCAGACGCCGCTCGCGACCCTGTGGCTGGTGCACCTCGTGCGCGAGGCCGCGGCGGCCGCGGACGCGCCGCTGCCGATGGTCCAGCTGGTCACCGGGGACGCCGAGGTCGGCTCGGCCCTGGTCACCGACCGGCGGATCGGCGCGGTGTCGTTCACCGGGTCGGCCGCCGTCGGGCACCGGATCGCCAAGGACGCCGCGCCCACGAAAACGCTGCTGGAGCTGGGTTCCAACGCCGCGCTCGTGGTCGCCGGGGACGCGGACCTGGACGCCGCGGTGGACGCGGTGCTGCGCGGCGGCTTCTACGCGTCCGGCCAGGCGTGCATCTCGGTGCAGCGGCTGCTGGTCGTCGACGACGTGGCCGACGTGTTCACCGAGCGGCTGCTGGCCCGGATGCCCGAGGTCGTCGTGGGCGATCCGCGGGACGAGAAGACACGGGTGTCGGCGCTGATCGACGAACGGTCCACGCGCCGCGTGCTCGACTGGATCTCCGCGGCGGTCGCGGCGGGCGCGAAGGTGGCCGCGGGCGGTGAGGCCGTGGACGGGATCATCCGGCCGACCGTGCTGACCGACGTGCCCGACGGCGTGGACTGCTGGGACGAGGAGATCTTCGGCCCCGTGGTGTGCCTGCGCCGGGTGCCCGACGTCGAGACGGCGTTCGCGCTGGTCAACGACTCGCGGTACGGCCTGCACGCGAGCGTGTTCACCGGTTCGCTGCGCACCGCCGTGCGCGCGATCGACGAGCTGGAGGTCGGCGGGGTCGTGGTGAACGAGGTGCCCGGGTTCCGGTCGGACACCATGCCCTATGGCGGTGTGAAGGACTCCGGCATCGGCCGCGAGGGGCCGCGGTTCGCGATCGACGAGCTGACCGTGACGCGGATGGCGGTGATCCGGGCGTGA